A DNA window from Actinokineospora baliensis contains the following coding sequences:
- a CDS encoding DUF445 domain-containing protein: MDAVLDDLSRHWPVYLSMPFVAAVIGYVTKRVAIEMMFRPLHFVGIAPPWLGWQGVVPRNSARMVRVSAELITSRLVDPREVVERLDPDEVARQIQGPLLVTVDRIAREVLETHHPRLWEVLPVLAQDLIVKQVQAGSPALVRKVMAEVRANIGDVLDVGQVAVTALERDKELLVRLVRDISRPEMAFIARCGIYFGFALGVVQTAVWALTREPLVLPIFGAAIGWFTDWLAIKLVFFPRERTKLLGLIPFQGVFQRRRAEVAKQYGELIAREVMTVPNIVEGVLRGPRSDRLLAQIQQLVRKSVDEQASIAKPFVAVAVGTRRFQEIKHAAADKAMAYLDTTALQAEPYATRALDIGNTIAAKMNQLTRVEYEGLLRPAFRQDEWKLIAVGAVIGALVGHLQALLMLG; this comes from the coding sequence TTGGACGCTGTTCTCGACGACCTCTCCCGGCACTGGCCGGTGTACCTGTCGATGCCGTTCGTCGCCGCGGTGATCGGCTACGTGACCAAGCGGGTCGCCATCGAGATGATGTTCCGGCCACTGCACTTCGTCGGCATCGCCCCGCCCTGGCTCGGCTGGCAGGGCGTGGTGCCGCGCAACTCGGCGCGGATGGTCCGGGTGTCGGCCGAGCTGATCACCAGCAGGCTGGTCGACCCGCGCGAGGTGGTCGAGCGGCTCGACCCCGACGAGGTGGCCAGGCAGATCCAGGGACCGCTGCTGGTCACCGTCGACCGGATCGCCCGCGAAGTGCTGGAGACCCACCACCCCCGGCTGTGGGAGGTGCTGCCGGTGCTGGCCCAAGACCTGATCGTCAAGCAGGTGCAGGCGGGCTCGCCAGCGCTGGTCCGCAAGGTGATGGCCGAGGTCAGGGCCAACATCGGCGACGTGCTCGACGTCGGGCAGGTGGCGGTGACCGCGCTGGAGCGGGACAAGGAACTGCTGGTGCGGCTGGTGCGCGACATCTCCCGCCCGGAGATGGCCTTCATCGCCCGCTGCGGCATCTACTTCGGCTTCGCGCTCGGCGTCGTGCAGACCGCCGTGTGGGCGCTGACCAGGGAACCGCTGGTACTGCCGATCTTCGGCGCGGCGATCGGCTGGTTCACCGACTGGCTGGCGATCAAGCTGGTGTTCTTCCCCCGCGAACGCACCAAGCTCCTCGGCCTGATCCCGTTCCAGGGCGTCTTCCAGCGCCGCCGCGCCGAGGTGGCCAAGCAGTACGGGGAACTGATCGCGCGCGAGGTGATGACCGTGCCCAACATCGTCGAGGGCGTCCTGCGCGGGCCGCGCTCCGACCGGCTGCTGGCGCAGATCCAGCAGCTCGTGCGCAAGTCGGTCGACGAGCAGGCCAGCATCGCCAAACCCTTCGTCGCGGTCGCCGTCGGCACGCGCCGATTCCAGGAGATAAAGCACGCGGCGGCGGACAAGGCGATGGCCTACTTGGACACGACCGCGCTGCAGGCTGAGCCTTATGCGACCAGGGCGCTGGACATCGGGAACACGATCGCGGCGAAGATGAACCAGTTGACGCGGGTGGAGTATGAGGGGTTGTTGCGGCCTGCGTTTCGGCAGGATGAGTGGAAGTTGATTGCGGTGGGGGCGGTTATTGGGGCGTTGGTGGGGCATCTGCAGGCGTTGCTGATGTTGGGGTGA
- a CDS encoding A/G-specific adenine glycosylase, whose protein sequence is MIDTLLDWFDENARDLPWRRSGTTGWGVLVSEIMLQQTPVARVEPIWLSWMARWPVPSALAAQTQGEVVRAWGKLGYPRRALRLHAAAGVIAEEHGDVVPSDVDTLLALPGIGAYTARAVAAFAYGQRCPVVDTNVRRVVARAVNGAGDAGPPSTTRDMAETEVLLPPEPDRAAKASAALMELGAVICTARAPKCADCPITTDCAWVLAGRPAYDGPTKAVQRFAGTDRQVRGLLLDVLRGSVEPAPKARLDVVWSDAGQRDRCLHSLLVDGLVEQTSDGRFALPGEHR, encoded by the coding sequence GTGATCGACACCCTGCTGGACTGGTTCGACGAGAACGCGCGCGACCTGCCGTGGCGCCGTTCGGGCACCACCGGGTGGGGTGTGCTGGTCAGCGAGATCATGCTGCAGCAGACCCCGGTCGCGCGGGTCGAGCCGATCTGGTTGTCGTGGATGGCGCGGTGGCCGGTGCCCTCGGCGCTGGCCGCGCAGACGCAGGGCGAGGTCGTGCGGGCGTGGGGCAAGCTGGGGTACCCGCGCCGGGCGCTGCGGTTGCACGCGGCGGCCGGGGTGATCGCCGAGGAGCACGGCGACGTGGTCCCGTCCGATGTGGACACACTGCTGGCGCTGCCCGGCATCGGCGCCTACACCGCCCGTGCGGTGGCGGCGTTCGCTTACGGGCAGCGCTGCCCGGTGGTCGACACGAACGTCCGCCGGGTGGTGGCCAGGGCGGTCAACGGCGCCGGTGACGCGGGTCCGCCGTCGACCACGCGGGACATGGCGGAGACCGAGGTGCTGCTGCCGCCGGAGCCCGACCGCGCGGCGAAGGCGTCGGCGGCGTTGATGGAGTTGGGCGCGGTGATCTGCACAGCTCGCGCCCCCAAATGCGCCGATTGCCCGATCACGACAGACTGCGCCTGGGTCCTCGCTGGTAGGCCTGCCTACGACGGTCCCACAAAGGCCGTGCAGCGGTTCGCGGGTACGGATCGCCAGGTGCGCGGACTGTTGCTGGACGTCTTAAGAGGCAGTGTCGAGCCCGCGCCTAAGGCCCGGCTGGACGTCGTGTGGAGCGATGCGGGACAGAGGGACAGGTGTCTGCACTCGCTGCTGGTCGATGGGTTGGTGGAGCAGACCTCTGACGGCAGGTTCGCCCTGCCCGGCGAGCACCGCTAG
- the cysS gene encoding cysteine--tRNA ligase, which produces MSLHIYDSASRTSRPFAPLTPGIASIYVCGATVQGVPHIGHVRSGLNFDVVRRWLAHGGLDVRLVRNVTDIDDKILVKAADAGRPWWEWAATHERAFEDAYDALGCLPPSVSPRATGHVTQMVELMQRLIDDGHAYAAGGDVYFSVSSYPAYGELSGAKLDEVQQGESAAQCKADPRDFTLWKSAKPGEPSWPTPWGAGRPGWHLECSAMARTYLGSAFDIHGGGIDLVFPHHENEQAQSRAAGDGFANYWMHNAWVTMSGEKMSKSLGNVVSIPEMLNRVRAQELRYYLVGPHYRSTVEYSEAALEESVRAFGRIEAFVRKVVQRTGVVAPGEVTAEFTAAMDDDLSTPSALAAVHNQVRLGNSALDSGDDTTARAAASSVRAMTGVLGLDPLLWAEDTPGEGGVLQALTALVDGLLEQRAQARADRDFALSDAIRDRLLQAGVAVEDTPGGPQWTVKDS; this is translated from the coding sequence GTGTCCCTGCACATCTACGACAGCGCGAGTCGCACCTCGCGCCCGTTCGCGCCACTGACCCCCGGGATCGCCTCGATCTACGTCTGCGGTGCGACGGTGCAGGGCGTCCCGCACATCGGGCACGTGCGCAGCGGCCTGAACTTCGACGTAGTGCGCCGCTGGCTGGCCCATGGCGGCCTCGACGTGCGCCTAGTGCGCAACGTCACCGACATCGACGACAAGATCCTCGTGAAGGCCGCGGACGCGGGCAGGCCGTGGTGGGAGTGGGCGGCGACGCACGAGCGCGCCTTCGAGGACGCCTACGACGCCCTGGGCTGCCTCCCGCCGTCGGTGTCGCCGCGCGCGACCGGCCACGTCACGCAGATGGTCGAGCTGATGCAGCGGCTCATCGACGACGGGCACGCCTACGCCGCCGGTGGCGACGTCTACTTCTCGGTCTCCTCTTACCCCGCCTACGGCGAGCTGTCCGGCGCGAAGCTGGACGAGGTGCAGCAGGGCGAGTCCGCCGCGCAGTGCAAGGCCGACCCGCGCGACTTCACCCTGTGGAAGTCCGCGAAACCGGGTGAGCCGTCCTGGCCGACCCCGTGGGGCGCCGGGCGGCCCGGTTGGCACCTGGAGTGCTCGGCGATGGCGCGCACGTACCTCGGCAGCGCGTTCGACATCCACGGCGGCGGCATCGACCTGGTCTTCCCGCACCACGAGAACGAGCAGGCCCAGTCGCGCGCCGCCGGTGACGGGTTCGCCAACTACTGGATGCACAACGCCTGGGTCACCATGAGCGGCGAGAAGATGTCGAAGTCGCTGGGCAACGTGGTGTCGATCCCGGAGATGCTCAACCGGGTGCGGGCCCAGGAGCTGCGGTACTACCTGGTCGGGCCGCACTACCGGTCGACCGTCGAGTACTCGGAGGCGGCGCTCGAGGAGTCGGTGCGCGCGTTCGGCCGGATCGAGGCGTTCGTGCGCAAGGTCGTCCAGCGCACCGGGGTGGTGGCTCCCGGCGAGGTGACCGCGGAGTTCACCGCCGCGATGGACGACGACCTGTCGACCCCCTCCGCGCTCGCCGCGGTGCACAACCAGGTCCGGCTGGGTAACTCCGCGCTGGACTCCGGCGATGACACCACCGCGCGCGCCGCGGCGTCGTCGGTGCGCGCGATGACCGGGGTGCTCGGGCTCGACCCGCTGCTGTGGGCCGAGGACACCCCAGGCGAGGGCGGGGTGCTGCAGGCGTTGACCGCGCTGGTCGACGGCCTGCTCGAGCAGCGGGCCCAAGCCCGCGCCGATCGCGACTTCGCGCTCAGCGACGCGATCCGCGACCGCCTGCTGCAGGCGGGCGTCGCCGTCGAGGACACCCCCGGCGGTCCACAGTGGACAGTGAAGGACAGCTGA
- a CDS encoding DUF445 family protein encodes MPLVAAVIGYVTKRAAIEMMFRPLEFVGVGPLGWQGVIPRNSERMASVAMELMTTNLISPREVFGRLDPKRVAQELREPIERAVDEIAREVLAEYQPNLWELLPRQAQERVLGRIRRDAPSVVERLMREVADDIEALLDVKAMAVRALVRDKAVLNRLIRGTAAPEMRFIARSGIWFGLVIGVVQLITWALTKNPWVLPLFGGLTGWLTDWLALKMIFFPRRPKRFLGLVTWQGMFQRRRMAVARDYGELIAGEILTVANVLEAVLTGPGADRLHRMVEREVRRAVDEQASLAKPLVVAAVGPRRYQEMKAAAARRAIEHVPDTVRHIEGYATDALDIRATIVRQIQGLTPVQYEGLLRPAFRQDEWKLITVGALIGFLVGELQVLLLLH; translated from the coding sequence ATGCCGCTGGTGGCCGCGGTGATCGGGTACGTGACCAAGCGGGCGGCGATCGAGATGATGTTCCGGCCGCTGGAGTTCGTGGGGGTCGGGCCGCTGGGGTGGCAGGGGGTGATCCCGCGCAACTCGGAGCGGATGGCTTCGGTGGCGATGGAGTTGATGACCACCAACCTGATCTCGCCGCGGGAGGTGTTCGGGCGGCTGGACCCCAAGCGGGTGGCGCAGGAGCTGCGGGAGCCGATCGAGCGGGCGGTGGACGAGATCGCGCGGGAGGTGCTGGCCGAGTACCAGCCGAACCTGTGGGAGTTGTTGCCGCGGCAGGCGCAGGAGCGGGTGCTGGGGCGGATCCGCCGGGACGCGCCGTCGGTGGTGGAGCGGTTGATGCGGGAGGTCGCCGACGACATCGAGGCGTTGCTGGACGTCAAGGCGATGGCGGTGCGGGCGCTGGTGCGCGACAAGGCGGTGCTCAACCGGTTGATCCGGGGGACCGCGGCGCCGGAGATGCGGTTCATCGCGCGGTCGGGGATCTGGTTCGGGCTGGTCATCGGGGTCGTGCAGCTGATCACCTGGGCGCTGACGAAGAACCCGTGGGTGCTGCCGCTGTTCGGCGGGCTGACCGGGTGGCTGACCGACTGGCTGGCACTGAAGATGATCTTCTTCCCCCGGCGGCCGAAGCGGTTCCTCGGGCTGGTGACCTGGCAGGGCATGTTCCAGCGCAGGCGGATGGCGGTGGCCCGCGACTACGGCGAGCTGATCGCGGGCGAGATCCTGACCGTGGCCAACGTGCTCGAGGCGGTGCTCACCGGGCCGGGCGCCGACCGGCTGCACCGGATGGTCGAGCGCGAGGTGCGCCGGGCCGTCGACGAGCAGGCGAGCCTGGCCAAGCCGCTGGTGGTCGCCGCGGTCGGGCCGCGGCGCTACCAGGAGATGAAGGCCGCGGCGGCGCGGCGGGCGATCGAGCACGTGCCGGACACCGTGCGGCACATCGAGGGCTACGCCACCGACGCGCTCGACATCCGGGCCACCATCGTCCGGCAGATCCAGGGACTGACCCCGGTGCAGTACGAGGGGCTGCTGCGGCCCGCGTTCCGCCAGGACGAGTGGAAGCTGATCACCGTCGGCGCGCTCATCGGGTTCCTGGTCGGCGAGCTGCAGGTCCTGCTGCTCCTGCACTGA
- a CDS encoding LacI family DNA-binding transcriptional regulator, translating to MARSTHVRRPATLASLAAELGVSRTTVSNAYNRPDQLSPELRRRVLETARRLGYPGPDPVARSLRTRKAGAVGLLLTENLSYAFRDPAALGFLEGLALACEGAGQGLHLVPVNPEREDVAAVHRAGVDGFVVYSVPDDDPHLAAVLSRPVPTVVADQPHVEGVDRVGIDDRGAITALAQRLITLGHRRVGVLCMRLARDRNDGFVSTERAEHATFHVQRARLAGLTDAFGAVGVDWGRVPVVERFDHSVASGASAAAQLLDADPHVTALICTSDILALGALAEARRRGLRVPQDLTVTGFDGIADADRVGLTTVRQPVLEKGRAAGKLLLASVDPTRPREITLNTELVPGATAGAPRTAEERWFGP from the coding sequence ATGGCGCGGTCTACACATGTGCGACGCCCGGCAACCCTCGCGTCGCTGGCAGCGGAACTGGGGGTCTCCCGGACCACGGTCTCCAACGCCTACAACCGGCCTGACCAGCTCTCACCCGAGCTGCGCAGGCGGGTCCTGGAGACCGCTCGACGGCTGGGCTACCCCGGTCCCGACCCGGTCGCCCGATCACTGCGCACCCGCAAGGCGGGGGCGGTCGGGCTGTTGCTCACCGAGAACCTCTCCTACGCGTTCCGCGACCCCGCCGCGCTCGGCTTCCTCGAGGGGCTGGCGCTGGCGTGCGAGGGCGCGGGCCAGGGCCTGCACCTGGTGCCGGTGAACCCGGAACGCGAGGACGTCGCGGCCGTGCACCGCGCGGGGGTCGACGGCTTCGTCGTCTACTCAGTACCCGACGACGACCCGCACCTGGCCGCCGTGCTGTCGCGACCGGTGCCCACCGTCGTCGCCGACCAGCCGCACGTGGAAGGCGTCGACCGGGTCGGCATCGACGACCGCGGCGCCATCACCGCCCTCGCCCAACGGCTCATCACCCTCGGCCACCGCCGGGTCGGCGTGCTGTGCATGCGCCTGGCCCGCGACCGCAACGACGGCTTCGTCTCGACCGAACGCGCCGAGCACGCCACGTTCCACGTCCAGCGCGCGCGCCTGGCTGGGCTCACCGACGCCTTCGGGGCGGTGGGTGTCGACTGGGGACGGGTGCCGGTCGTGGAGCGCTTCGACCACAGCGTCGCGAGTGGCGCGTCTGCTGCGGCTCAGCTGCTTGATGCTGATCCGCACGTTACGGCGTTGATCTGCACGTCGGACATATTGGCGCTTGGTGCGCTCGCGGAGGCGCGGCGGCGGGGGTTGCGGGTGCCGCAGGACCTGACGGTGACCGGGTTTGACGGCATCGCGGATGCCGATCGGGTGGGGTTGACGACGGTTCGGCAGCCTGTGCTGGAGAAGGGGCGGGCGGCGGGGAAGCTGTTACTGGCATCGGTTGATCCGACGCGGCCGCGGGAGATCACGCTGAACACGGAGCTGGTGCCGGGGGCTACGGCGGGGGCGCCGCGGACGGCTGAGGAGCGGTGGTTCGGGCCGTAG
- a CDS encoding metal ABC transporter solute-binding protein, Zn/Mn family: MTHRLTPVPTGSGRRPLRSAAAIAGLVALAATTAACGGSQAQAPDDGKVKVVASTNVWASVATAVGGDAVSVTALLSDPGADPHGYEAKPSDATAFAGADVVVFNGGGYDDFFTTLVDSSGGDVRRVVAVDLADPDSSGPSAEPAPADAHEHAENEHVWYDLETVRKVANKVAEELAAVAPDKAATFRANAANFDKAVQELTVRVAEIGQRRAGAKVLSTEPVATYLLRTAGLTDVTPAEFAEAVEEESDPSAAAVAETEGLITGKQVVALVYNSQTETPVTERLKERATAAGIPIVGVTETLPQGVTGYLDWMTKQVDALAGAVAAA; this comes from the coding sequence ATGACCCACCGCCTGACCCCCGTGCCGACGGGGTCCGGACGCCGCCCGCTCCGCTCCGCGGCCGCCATCGCCGGGCTGGTCGCGCTGGCCGCGACCACCGCGGCGTGTGGCGGCTCACAGGCGCAGGCGCCCGACGACGGCAAGGTCAAGGTGGTCGCCTCCACGAACGTGTGGGCCAGCGTGGCCACCGCGGTCGGCGGCGACGCGGTCTCGGTCACCGCGCTGCTGAGCGACCCGGGCGCCGACCCGCACGGCTACGAGGCCAAGCCCTCGGACGCCACCGCCTTCGCGGGCGCGGACGTGGTCGTGTTCAACGGCGGCGGCTACGACGACTTCTTCACCACCCTGGTCGACTCCTCCGGCGGTGACGTCCGCCGCGTGGTTGCCGTCGACCTCGCCGACCCGGACTCCAGCGGCCCGTCCGCCGAGCCCGCACCGGCCGACGCGCACGAGCACGCCGAGAACGAGCACGTCTGGTACGACCTGGAGACCGTGCGCAAGGTCGCCAACAAGGTCGCCGAGGAGCTCGCCGCTGTCGCACCGGACAAGGCCGCCACCTTCCGCGCCAACGCCGCCAACTTCGACAAGGCGGTGCAGGAGCTGACGGTCAGGGTCGCCGAGATCGGGCAGCGCAGGGCGGGCGCGAAGGTCCTGTCGACCGAACCGGTCGCGACGTACCTGCTGCGCACCGCGGGCCTCACCGACGTCACCCCGGCCGAGTTCGCCGAGGCCGTTGAGGAGGAGTCGGACCCGTCGGCCGCCGCGGTCGCCGAGACCGAGGGCCTGATCACCGGAAAGCAGGTCGTGGCGCTGGTCTACAACAGCCAGACCGAGACCCCGGTGACCGAGCGGCTCAAGGAGCGGGCCACCGCCGCGGGCATCCCGATCGTGGGTGTGACCGAGACGCTGCCACAGGGCGTGACCGGCTACCTTGACTGGATGACCAAGCAGGTCGACGCGCTCGCCGGGGCAGTGGCCGCGGCATGA
- a CDS encoding metal ABC transporter ATP-binding protein has product MTPAVNGTPAVSLSGARLSYGDRVLWDGLDLDVHPGEFIAVLGPNGSGKTSLMRVLLGQQKLSAGTVRVGGVAPGSGNRRIGYIPQQRALDPTVAVRGRDLVGLGYDGHRWGLGIGGMRERRQRVAAALEAVGATHYADRPVGLLSGGEQQRLRVAQALVGDPSVLLCDEPLLSLDLAHQRAVSGLIDAHRRESGSAVLFVTHEINPVLPLVDRVLYLVDGRFRIGPPERVMTSETLSELYGTDIAVVRVRGQIHIVGTHSDLCEDGAHHTEELVER; this is encoded by the coding sequence ATGACCCCAGCGGTGAACGGCACCCCGGCGGTGTCGCTGTCCGGTGCCCGGCTGTCCTATGGCGACCGGGTGCTGTGGGACGGCCTCGACCTCGACGTCCACCCCGGCGAGTTCATCGCGGTCCTGGGGCCCAACGGTTCTGGCAAGACCAGTTTGATGCGCGTCCTGCTGGGGCAGCAGAAGCTCAGCGCGGGCACGGTGCGGGTCGGGGGAGTCGCGCCGGGCAGCGGCAACCGGCGCATCGGCTACATCCCGCAGCAGCGCGCGCTGGACCCGACGGTCGCCGTCCGTGGCCGTGACCTCGTTGGCCTCGGCTATGACGGTCACCGCTGGGGCCTGGGGATCGGCGGCATGCGCGAACGCCGCCAGCGGGTCGCCGCCGCCCTGGAGGCCGTGGGTGCCACGCACTACGCGGACCGCCCGGTCGGCCTCCTCTCCGGCGGCGAGCAGCAGCGCCTGCGCGTCGCCCAGGCGCTCGTCGGCGATCCGAGCGTGCTGCTGTGCGACGAGCCGCTGCTCTCGCTCGACCTGGCCCACCAGCGGGCGGTCAGCGGCCTCATCGACGCGCACCGCCGCGAGTCCGGCAGCGCCGTCCTGTTCGTCACGCACGAGATCAACCCGGTGCTGCCGCTGGTCGACCGGGTCCTGTACCTGGTGGACGGTCGATTCCGGATCGGCCCGCCGGAGCGGGTGATGACCTCGGAGACCCTCTCGGAGCTCTACGGCACCGACATCGCCGTCGTCCGGGTGCGCGGCCAGATCCACATCGTCGGCACCCACAGCGACCTGTGCGAGGACGGCGCGCACCACACCGAAGAGCTGGTGGAGCGCTAG
- the rlmB gene encoding 23S rRNA (guanosine(2251)-2'-O)-methyltransferase RlmB, with protein sequence MAGNSQRRGAMRKPGSKKGAVVGSGGQRRRALEGKGPTPKAENRPGHAANRRANSTAKRSAKTQDKGSNELVAGRNPVVELLRANAPATGLYVALGIEPDDRVAESVRLAADRGISVLEVSRPELDRLTAGAMHQGLALQVPPFEYAHPDELLDAAASTGEPPLIVALDGVTDPRNLGAVVRSAAAFGANGVLLPQRRSAGMTAVAWRTSAGTAAKLPVAVAVNLTRQLRAFAEQGLMIVGLDADGTMDFDDLDLATSPLVIVVGSEGRGLTRLVREACDATVSIPMSAGVESLNASVAAGVVLAEVARRRRAAGRV encoded by the coding sequence GTGGCAGGCAATTCCCAGCGCCGGGGCGCGATGCGCAAGCCGGGCTCGAAGAAGGGCGCCGTCGTCGGCTCCGGCGGCCAGCGGCGCAGGGCGCTCGAGGGCAAGGGGCCGACCCCCAAGGCGGAGAACCGCCCCGGCCACGCCGCCAACCGGCGCGCCAACTCCACGGCCAAGCGCTCGGCCAAGACCCAGGACAAGGGCAGCAACGAACTGGTCGCGGGTCGCAACCCGGTCGTCGAACTGCTGCGCGCGAACGCCCCGGCGACCGGGCTCTACGTGGCGCTGGGCATCGAGCCCGACGACCGGGTCGCCGAGTCGGTGCGCCTGGCCGCCGACCGGGGCATCTCGGTGCTGGAGGTCTCCCGCCCGGAACTGGACCGGCTGACCGCTGGCGCGATGCACCAGGGCCTGGCGCTGCAGGTGCCGCCGTTCGAGTACGCGCACCCGGACGAACTGCTCGACGCCGCCGCCAGCACCGGCGAACCCCCGCTGATCGTGGCCCTCGACGGCGTGACCGACCCGCGCAACCTCGGCGCCGTGGTCCGCTCCGCCGCCGCGTTCGGCGCCAACGGCGTGCTGCTGCCGCAGCGGCGCAGCGCGGGCATGACCGCCGTCGCCTGGCGCACCTCGGCCGGTACCGCGGCCAAGCTCCCGGTCGCGGTCGCGGTCAACCTGACCCGCCAGCTGCGCGCGTTCGCCGAGCAGGGCCTGATGATCGTCGGCCTCGACGCCGACGGCACCATGGACTTCGACGACCTCGACCTGGCCACCTCCCCCCTGGTCATCGTGGTCGGCTCCGAAGGCCGCGGCCTCACCCGCCTGGTCCGCGAAGCCTGCGACGCCACCGTCTCCATCCCCATGTCCGCGGGCGTCGAATCCCTCAACGCCTCAGTGGCCGCGGGCGTCGTCCTCGCCGAGGTCGCCCGCCGCCGCCGCGCCGCCGGTCGCGTCTGA
- a CDS encoding beta-class carbonic anhydrase, with product MSAIDDLLQRHIDGPDHGAPEVPTPVPGLHLAIVTCMDARIKVFDVFGLRHGEAHIMRNAGGIVTDDVVRSLSISQRKLHTREVIVMQHTSCGLSTFTDDEFRQELEQDTGLRPTWAVEAFREVKDSVRQSVERVRRSPFIPHTDKVRGFVYDVKTAALTEVY from the coding sequence GTGAGCGCCATCGACGACCTGCTCCAACGCCACATCGACGGGCCCGATCACGGGGCCCCCGAGGTGCCCACCCCGGTCCCCGGGTTGCACCTGGCGATCGTGACCTGCATGGACGCCCGGATCAAGGTGTTCGACGTGTTCGGCCTGCGCCACGGCGAGGCGCACATCATGCGCAACGCGGGCGGCATCGTCACCGACGACGTGGTGCGGTCGCTGTCGATCAGCCAGCGCAAGCTGCACACCCGCGAGGTGATCGTCATGCAGCACACCTCGTGCGGCCTGTCGACCTTCACCGACGACGAGTTCCGGCAGGAGCTCGAGCAGGACACCGGCCTGCGCCCGACCTGGGCGGTCGAGGCGTTCCGGGAGGTCAAGGACAGCGTCCGGCAGTCGGTGGAGCGGGTGCGGCGCAGCCCGTTCATCCCGCACACCGACAAGGTGCGCGGCTTCGTCTACGACGTGAAGACCGCCGCCCTCACCGAGGTCTATTAG
- a CDS encoding metal ABC transporter permease yields MDKLFDFQLTGELLGLPFVLTALVVAAVLGLLAGVLGPLIVSRNMAFSVHGTAELALTGGAAALLLGWDIGNGALAGAIVAALVLGLLSRRSSDYDSVIGVVLAFGLGLGVLMLWLYKGRSSNKFGLLTGQIVGQDFASVALLSGCAIVVIGLLAALYRPLLFASVDPEVAKARGIPVTALAITFAVMVGTATALGVRTVGSLLVLSLMVTPAAAACRLTASPLKATVLAVLFAEFSAVGGIILSLAPGTPVSAFVTAISFLIYLICWLVSRLRRTRVSPA; encoded by the coding sequence ATGGACAAGCTGTTCGACTTCCAGCTCACCGGCGAGCTGCTCGGCCTCCCGTTCGTCCTCACCGCTCTGGTCGTCGCCGCGGTGCTCGGGCTGCTGGCGGGCGTGCTCGGCCCGCTGATCGTCAGCCGCAACATGGCCTTCTCGGTGCACGGCACCGCCGAACTCGCGCTGACCGGCGGCGCGGCCGCCCTGCTGCTCGGCTGGGACATCGGCAACGGCGCCCTGGCCGGGGCGATCGTCGCCGCACTGGTGCTGGGCCTGCTGTCGCGGCGCAGCTCGGACTACGACTCGGTGATCGGCGTGGTCCTCGCCTTCGGCCTCGGCCTCGGCGTGCTGATGCTGTGGCTCTACAAAGGCCGCTCCTCCAACAAGTTCGGCCTGCTCACCGGCCAAATCGTCGGCCAAGACTTCGCCAGCGTCGCCCTCCTCAGCGGCTGCGCGATCGTGGTGATCGGCCTGCTCGCCGCCCTCTACCGCCCACTGCTGTTCGCCAGCGTCGACCCCGAGGTGGCGAAAGCCAGGGGCATCCCGGTAACCGCCCTAGCCATCACCTTCGCCGTAATGGTCGGCACCGCCACCGCCCTCGGCGTCCGCACGGTCGGATCACTGCTGGTCCTGTCCCTCATGGTCACCCCAGCCGCCGCCGCCTGCCGCCTCACCGCCAGCCCCCTCAAAGCGACGGTCCTGGCAGTCCTCTTCGCCGAATTCTCCGCAGTCGGCGGCATCATCCTCTCCCTGGCCCCCGGCACCCCCGTAAGCGCCTTCGTCACCGCCATCTCTTTCCTGATCTACCTAATCTGCTGGCTTGTGAGCCGCCTACGCCGCACCCGAGTAAGCCCAGCCTGA
- a CDS encoding 2'-5' RNA ligase family protein, translating into MAQGVVVLFDDRANAAVAKLLDGLDAAAVPAARRFPPHVTFAMASDIPAKTRVALKADLRVLSIPNLWLYTLSAFSSAENVLMLGAVVDTELLAVHSAVHDVLAGKVKNPSSYYLPGSWVPHCTLANGMTDDQTGTGFHALFPVEPIEARVTRVAILDTASGDLDILV; encoded by the coding sequence ATGGCGCAGGGTGTTGTGGTGCTGTTCGACGATCGGGCCAACGCGGCGGTAGCGAAACTGCTCGATGGGCTCGATGCGGCCGCTGTGCCTGCCGCGCGGCGGTTCCCTCCTCACGTCACGTTCGCTATGGCGTCGGACATCCCCGCGAAGACCAGGGTGGCTCTTAAGGCGGACCTGCGGGTGCTGTCGATCCCGAATCTATGGCTCTACACGCTGTCGGCGTTCTCCAGTGCAGAGAACGTGCTCATGCTCGGCGCGGTTGTCGACACCGAGTTGCTAGCGGTGCACTCGGCTGTGCACGACGTGTTGGCGGGCAAGGTTAAGAACCCCAGCAGCTACTACCTGCCCGGTTCTTGGGTCCCGCACTGCACGCTCGCCAATGGCATGACCGACGACCAGACGGGAACCGGGTTCCACGCGCTGTTCCCCGTGGAACCCATAGAGGCGCGGGTAACCCGGGTCGCGATCCTTGATACGGCTAGCGGAGACCTAGACATCCTCGTGTAG